The following proteins are encoded in a genomic region of Amycolatopsis sulphurea:
- a CDS encoding WXG100 family type VII secretion target has product MASQDGALVDTNVMRKGAQTISDTGQNITGVNQRVDGTMQSLFGTWKADSATVFSQAMSQFDQTCRKIVQKLDELSQNVQTSASDYDTRDSDNTSAARNSSATIGGAGLQGF; this is encoded by the coding sequence ATGGCTTCGCAGGACGGCGCCCTCGTCGATACCAACGTCATGCGCAAGGGTGCGCAGACGATCAGTGACACCGGGCAGAACATCACTGGTGTGAACCAGCGGGTCGACGGCACCATGCAGTCGCTGTTCGGCACCTGGAAGGCGGACTCGGCCACGGTGTTCAGCCAGGCCATGTCGCAGTTCGACCAGACGTGCCGCAAGATCGTGCAGAAGCTGGACGAGCTCTCGCAGAACGTGCAGACCTCGGCCAGCGACTACGACACCCGCGACTCGGACAACACCTCGGCCGCGCGCAACAGCTCCGCCACCATCGGCGGCGCCGGCCTCCAGGGCTTCTGA
- a CDS encoding WXG100 family type VII secretion target — protein MALGQFQISFAQMQDTVGQAKQQSNQITELLDQMKAVIDGQREQWTGVAADMFNETYTFCHQAALTLPQALDAASQTLGSINEGTSTTEGNNAKRFAAH, from the coding sequence ATGGCTTTGGGTCAGTTCCAGATCAGCTTCGCCCAGATGCAGGACACCGTCGGCCAGGCGAAGCAGCAGTCCAACCAGATCACTGAGCTGCTGGACCAGATGAAGGCCGTCATCGACGGTCAGCGTGAGCAGTGGACCGGTGTCGCCGCGGACATGTTCAACGAGACGTACACCTTCTGCCACCAGGCGGCACTCACCCTGCCGCAGGCGCTCGACGCCGCCTCGCAGACCCTCGGCTCGATCAACGAGGGCACCTCGACCACCGAGGGCAACAACGCCAAGCGGTTCGCCGCGCACTGA
- the eccCa gene encoding type VII secretion protein EccCa, with protein MSTETVKRGPRAVGPELPEGQEELQEPPVMAEPAVRDFMSLLMMLPMAIGSMVMVLAFSGSSGSSPLTYVIGGGMGVSMMAMSLGQLGRAGAERKRKMKGERRDYLRYITQVRERARSTAEDQRRAVAWNNPSPDSLWSLSMGSRLWERRVSHEDFARVRIGLGTQQSALELVPPETKPIEDLEPLSAISLRRFTETYRTLSGIPTAVGLRSFTSIEFDGDPDAAVALVRAMLAQLVTFHSPDELRVAVLTTESEQAQWDWVKWLPHNNHPTLRDAAGPLRLLAVEHDELMDILGPDVADRDDHDKTVGPATTEPFVVVVAHLAAVPESSRLLGAGLRNVVLLDVTGTLPGGPKVLRLTTKDDRIEFPAGTGVGSAVRDELSVTQAEGLARLLAPKRTSGTLEITDQPLESDFGLTALLGIKDVYSFDIAAQWRPRAVQRARMSVPIGVTEDGEIVELDLKESAQGGMGPHGMLIGATGSGKSELLRTLVLGLAATHSSEILNFVLVDFKGGATFLGMDRLPHTSATITNLADELPLVDRMQDSLNGEMVRRQEQLRASGYPSLYEYEKARGAGEQLPPMPTLFLVVDEFSELLSAKPEFMELFVSVGRLGRSLGVHLLLASQRLDEGRIHRVEGHLSYRIALRTFSSMESRSVIGAGSAYELPPEPGNGYLKIDTTNLVRFKAAYVSGPVPAGSGENSAVAAARASREVVPFFTQALPAKLIIRDDDEPAPVEKPSDREAMEAAVPGGPTLADVFVERLTGSGPAARQVWLPPLAESPSLDSLLPSVLPDPVRGMSVQDPAHWGRLRVPMGMIDRPFEQVRELLLADLSSAAGHVAVIGGPKTGKSTMLRTLVLALAMTHTPQEVQFYGLDFGGGGIMSLSGLPHIGSIATRLERDRVVRTIEEISQVMEGREAMFAEHGIESMDAYRQLRRAGRIDDPFGDVFLVVDGWYSLKNDYEDLEPKIGGLASRGLSFGVHVVIGATRWSEIRPYLRDLLQTRFELRLGDPMESEIGSRKAKTVPNQPGRGLTPDGLHFLAGLPRMDGSGNTDDLAAATKAVAEEAQLFWAGASAPAVRLLPAKLPMAQLPPPDGDLRVALGQDEQRLLPVWHDFAATPHLLTFGDNETGKTNLLRLVLRSVLARYQPSEAKIVLADPSRSLDAEVPEEYRVGYATTTEALQELAKQASVSLTPRVPDQTITADRLKRRDWWTGPRLFFVIDDYQLLTGGLGTPLEPLLSLLSQGSYIGFHLILARSTSGAMRALGDAVVRRIWELGSPGVVFSYPKEEGKFLGEATPRQLPAGRAQLVTRRGVKLVQTGFIPLEQDQTDVGLSRLAGDLR; from the coding sequence ATGAGCACGGAGACGGTCAAGCGCGGGCCGCGTGCGGTCGGCCCGGAGCTGCCCGAGGGCCAAGAGGAGCTGCAGGAACCGCCGGTGATGGCGGAACCGGCTGTTCGCGACTTCATGTCGCTGCTGATGATGCTGCCGATGGCCATCGGGTCGATGGTGATGGTGCTGGCATTCTCCGGTTCCTCGGGCAGTTCCCCGCTCACCTACGTCATCGGCGGCGGCATGGGCGTGTCGATGATGGCGATGAGCCTCGGGCAGCTGGGCCGGGCGGGTGCCGAGCGCAAGCGGAAGATGAAGGGCGAGCGGCGGGACTACCTGCGCTACATCACCCAGGTCCGGGAGCGGGCCCGCTCGACCGCGGAGGACCAGCGGCGGGCGGTGGCGTGGAACAACCCGTCGCCGGATTCGCTGTGGTCGCTGTCGATGGGCTCGCGGCTGTGGGAGCGCCGGGTCAGCCACGAGGACTTCGCCCGGGTGCGGATCGGGCTGGGCACCCAGCAGTCGGCGCTGGAGCTGGTGCCGCCGGAGACCAAGCCGATCGAGGACCTGGAACCGCTGTCGGCGATCTCGCTGCGCCGGTTCACCGAGACCTACCGCACCCTGTCCGGGATCCCGACCGCGGTGGGGCTGCGCAGCTTCACCAGCATCGAGTTCGACGGCGACCCGGACGCGGCGGTCGCGCTGGTGCGGGCGATGCTGGCGCAGCTGGTCACCTTCCACTCACCGGACGAGCTGCGGGTGGCGGTGCTCACCACGGAGTCCGAGCAGGCGCAGTGGGACTGGGTGAAGTGGTTGCCGCACAACAACCATCCGACCCTGCGGGACGCCGCCGGCCCGCTGCGGCTGCTCGCCGTGGAGCACGACGAGCTGATGGACATCCTCGGCCCGGACGTGGCCGACCGCGACGATCACGACAAGACCGTCGGCCCGGCCACCACCGAACCGTTCGTGGTGGTCGTGGCGCATCTGGCGGCGGTTCCGGAATCCTCGCGGCTTCTCGGCGCGGGCCTGCGCAACGTGGTGCTGCTGGATGTCACCGGCACGCTGCCCGGCGGGCCGAAGGTGCTGCGACTGACCACAAAGGATGATCGGATCGAGTTTCCCGCGGGGACCGGGGTCGGTTCGGCGGTCCGGGACGAGCTGTCGGTGACCCAGGCCGAGGGGCTGGCCCGGCTGCTCGCGCCCAAGCGCACCAGCGGCACGCTGGAGATCACGGATCAGCCGTTGGAGAGCGACTTCGGGCTGACCGCGCTGCTGGGCATCAAGGACGTCTATTCCTTCGACATCGCGGCGCAATGGCGGCCGCGGGCGGTGCAGCGGGCGCGGATGTCGGTGCCGATCGGGGTGACCGAGGACGGCGAGATCGTCGAGCTGGACCTGAAGGAATCCGCGCAGGGCGGGATGGGCCCGCACGGGATGCTGATCGGCGCGACCGGGTCGGGCAAGTCGGAGCTGCTGCGCACGCTGGTGCTCGGGCTGGCCGCCACGCATTCCTCGGAGATCCTGAACTTCGTGCTGGTGGACTTCAAGGGTGGCGCCACCTTCCTCGGCATGGACCGGTTGCCGCACACCTCGGCGACGATCACCAACCTGGCCGACGAGCTGCCGCTGGTCGACCGGATGCAGGACTCGCTCAACGGCGAGATGGTGCGGCGGCAGGAACAGCTGCGCGCGAGCGGCTACCCGTCGTTGTACGAGTACGAAAAGGCCCGCGGGGCCGGTGAGCAGCTGCCGCCGATGCCGACGTTGTTCCTGGTGGTGGACGAGTTCTCCGAGCTGCTGAGCGCGAAGCCGGAGTTCATGGAGCTGTTCGTCTCGGTCGGGCGGCTCGGCCGCAGCCTCGGGGTGCACCTGCTGCTCGCCTCGCAGCGGCTCGACGAGGGCCGGATCCACCGGGTGGAGGGCCACCTGTCCTACCGGATCGCGTTGCGCACCTTCTCCTCGATGGAGTCCCGCAGCGTGATCGGCGCGGGCAGCGCCTACGAACTGCCGCCGGAGCCGGGCAACGGGTATCTGAAGATCGATACCACGAACCTGGTGCGGTTCAAGGCGGCCTACGTGTCCGGCCCGGTGCCCGCCGGCAGCGGGGAGAACTCGGCGGTGGCCGCGGCGCGGGCGAGCCGCGAGGTCGTCCCGTTCTTCACCCAGGCCCTCCCGGCCAAGCTGATCATCCGCGACGACGACGAGCCCGCCCCGGTGGAGAAGCCCTCCGACCGGGAGGCGATGGAAGCGGCCGTGCCCGGCGGGCCGACACTGGCCGACGTGTTCGTGGAGCGGCTGACCGGTTCCGGCCCGGCGGCCCGCCAGGTGTGGCTGCCGCCGCTGGCCGAATCGCCCAGCCTCGACTCGCTGCTGCCGAGCGTGCTGCCGGACCCGGTGCGCGGGATGTCGGTGCAGGACCCGGCGCACTGGGGCAGGCTGCGCGTGCCGATGGGCATGATCGACCGGCCGTTCGAGCAGGTGCGCGAGCTGCTGCTGGCCGACCTGTCCTCGGCGGCCGGGCACGTGGCCGTGATCGGCGGGCCGAAGACCGGCAAGTCGACCATGCTGCGCACGCTGGTGCTGGCACTGGCGATGACGCACACCCCGCAGGAGGTCCAGTTCTACGGGCTGGACTTCGGTGGCGGCGGGATCATGTCGCTGTCCGGGCTGCCGCACATCGGCTCCATCGCCACCCGGCTCGAACGCGACCGGGTGGTCCGGACCATTGAAGAGATCTCGCAGGTCATGGAAGGCCGCGAGGCGATGTTCGCCGAGCACGGCATCGAGTCCATGGACGCCTACCGGCAGCTGCGCCGGGCCGGCCGGATCGACGACCCGTTCGGCGACGTGTTCCTCGTGGTGGACGGCTGGTACAGCCTCAAGAACGACTACGAGGACCTGGAGCCCAAGATCGGCGGGCTGGCCTCGCGCGGGCTGTCCTTCGGGGTGCACGTGGTGATCGGCGCGACCCGCTGGTCGGAGATCCGCCCGTACCTGCGGGACCTGCTGCAGACCCGGTTCGAGCTGCGCCTCGGTGACCCGATGGAGTCCGAGATCGGTTCGCGCAAGGCGAAGACCGTGCCGAACCAGCCGGGCCGCGGGCTCACCCCGGACGGTCTGCACTTCCTGGCCGGGCTGCCGCGGATGGACGGCAGCGGGAACACCGACGACCTCGCCGCCGCCACCAAGGCGGTCGCCGAAGAGGCGCAGCTGTTCTGGGCGGGTGCCTCGGCACCGGCGGTGCGGCTGCTGCCGGCGAAGCTGCCGATGGCCCAGCTGCCCCCGCCCGACGGCGATCTGCGGGTCGCGCTCGGGCAGGACGAGCAGCGGCTGCTGCCGGTGTGGCACGACTTCGCGGCCACCCCGCACCTGCTTACCTTCGGCGACAACGAAACCGGCAAGACCAACCTGCTGCGGCTGGTGCTGCGTTCGGTGCTGGCCCGCTACCAGCCGAGCGAGGCGAAGATCGTGCTGGCCGACCCGAGCCGGTCACTGGACGCCGAAGTGCCCGAGGAGTACCGCGTCGGCTACGCGACCACCACCGAGGCGTTGCAGGAGCTGGCGAAGCAGGCGAGCGTTTCGCTCACCCCGCGGGTGCCGGACCAGACCATCACCGCGGACCGGCTCAAGCGCCGGGACTGGTGGACCGGTCCGCGGCTGTTCTTCGTGATCGACGACTACCAGCTGCTCACGGGCGGGCTGGGCACCCCGCTGGAACCGCTGTTGTCCTTGCTGTCGCAGGGTTCCTACATCGGCTTCCATCTGATCCTGGCGCGCAGCACCTCGGGTGCGATGCGGGCGCTGGGGGACGCGGTGGTGCGCCGGATCTGGGAGCTGGGCAGCCCGGGCGTGGTCTTCTCCTACCCCAAGGAGGAGGGCAAGTTCCTCGGCGAGGCGACGCCCCGGCAGCTGCCCGCCGGCCGCGCGCAGCTGGTCACCCGGCGCGGTGTGAAGCTCGTGCAGACCGGGTTCATCCCACTGGAACAAGATCAGACCGACGTGGGCCTGTCCCGGCTGGCGGGGGATCTGCGATGA